From the Terriglobales bacterium genome, one window contains:
- a CDS encoding P-II family nitrogen regulator produces MKKIEAIIQPNKLEAVREALKAAGVDGMTLSEVHGHGRQKGHKEIYRGQEYEVDLLPKTKLELVVPDGRCDELTTLIARAARAGMIGDGKIFVYDIAAAIRIRNDDRDEQAL; encoded by the coding sequence ATGAAAAAAATCGAAGCGATCATCCAGCCGAACAAGCTGGAAGCAGTCCGCGAAGCCCTGAAAGCCGCCGGCGTCGACGGAATGACCCTCTCCGAAGTGCACGGCCACGGCCGCCAGAAAGGACACAAGGAGATCTATCGCGGCCAGGAGTACGAGGTCGACCTCCTGCCCAAGACCAAGCTCGAACTCGTCGTGCCCGACGGCCGCTGCGACGAGCTCACCACCCTCATCGCCCGCGCCGCTCGCGCCGGCATGATCGGCGATGGCAAAATCTTCGTCTACGACATCGCCGCCGCCATCCGCATCCGCAACGACGACCGCGATGAGCAGGCCCTCTAG